The Terriglobales bacterium genomic interval AGGCCAAGAGAGCTGTGCGCCGCATCGTCGCCAAAAATCACAACTTCGATCCCGAGATGCCGGATGCGTTCGATGATTGGGACTCCATCGCCACCGTGGAAATGATCGGCAAAATCTCCGATGCCATGGATACGTTTCTAGGGGCGGTCGGTCTGGTGACGCTCGCCCTTGGCGCGCTGGGAGTGGTCAACATCATGCTGGTGTCGGTCGCCGAGCGGACGCGCGAGATCGGGTTGCGCAAGGCATTGGGCGCCACCCGCCGCAGCATCCTGTTTCAGTTCTTCTTTGAAGGGCTGATGCTTACCGCGATCAGCGGCGCCATCGGCGTGCTTGCGGCTTATGGCGCGACCAGGCTGTTTGGCCTTGCGCCACCGATCGATGGATTCGAATTGCCGCATATTTATCCGGCGACTGCTGCGCTGGCCATGGTGAGCCTGGCGACGGCGGGGATTGTCGCCGGACTCTATCCCGCCCGCCGCGCAGCTTTTCTCACGCCGGTAGAGGCGCTTCGTCAGGAGTAAGCGATGATCCAGGCGAAAGACCTGGCCACGGAAGTCTACGGATCGCTCCGGCAAAACCGGCGGCGAAGTGCGATCACCATGTTGGGCATGGCCTGGGGAATCGCCACCGTGGTGCTGCTGCTGGCTTACGGCACAGGTTTTTCTACCGCCATCATCAGCATCTTCAAGGCATACGCCAGCATGCAGGCGATGGGCATCGCGGGTGGACGCACGTCCATGCAGGCGGGAGGAAATAAGGCGGGAACGAGAATTCGCTTGACCAAGGACGACATTGATCGTGTGGTGGCCAATGTGCCGCAGGTCATCCGTATTACTCCGGAGTCGTTCTATAACGCTTTGGTCAGCTACGAAGGACGCTCTTACAGCTGGGAGGTCCACGGAGGGAATCCTCATCTGCAACAAATTCAGAATCTGCAGATGGATCTCGGCCGCTTTTACGGCCCCGAGGATATGCAGCTGCGCGCGCGTGTGTGCGTGCTGAGCTCAGAAGCGAAGGAGAAGCTGTTTTCCGGACGCTTCGCGCTCGAAGAAAAGATTCGCATCAACGGCATCCCTTACGAAGTGATCGGGGTGCTGAAGCCCAGGCCGCAGGAGGGCGATAACAACATCAACCGCGTGGTGTACATCCCGTTTCCAACGCTGAGCGACTTTCGCGATACCCACTACATAGACATGATCTGGCTCGACTTTCTCGGCTACGACTACGGAGCTGTGGAGACGTCGGTTCGCAAAACGCTGGCGGAGCAATACAAGTTCCGTCCTGACGACAAGCGCGCGCTGCAAATCTTCACGCTGATGGAGCAGCTCTCGCAATTTCACATCATCACCATGGCTCTGCAAGTGCTGCTGGCCTTCATTGGCGCGCTGACGCTGGGAATCGGCGGAGTGGGTCTGATGAACATCATGTTGGTGAGCGTGACCCAGCGCACGCGCGAGATCGGTATGGAAAAGGCTTTGGGGGCGCGCCGCTTCGACATCCTGGTGCAGTTCCTGTGCGAAGCGCTGGCCATCACCTTTCTGGGCGGAGTTTTGGGGATTGCGCTCGCCTACGTCATTTCGTTCTCCGTGGGGAATCTCACTTTTTACAGCGCGCTGGCCCAGCATGGAGAAATGGGGGACATTCGACTGATCATTTCACCATCCACGGTGGCGGTCTCTACCACCATCCTGGCGCTGGTAGGACTAGTCAGCGGCATGATTCCGGCTGTTCGCGCAGCCCGGCTCGATCCCATTGAGGCGCTGCGGTATGAGTGAGGCGGCGGCGGCTTACATGTTGACCACGGATGTTCCTCTGGCGTTCAGGAACCAAGTTCGTCATTTAGTTGGTTGGTTTCACGCGAGCCGCCTCGTTGAGTACGGCGCGACAAAAGTCCCGGGCTACCGGCGGACAGTTCTGTGTCGCATTCCTCTCGATTATCTTGAATCGATCTTGCGGAAAGTCTTTGTCCTTAATCCGTTCAAAGACGAATGACCTAAACCGTTCATCTCTCCTGGTGAGACTTACCATTTTCGGCAACTCCGGCCACCGCTTAGACCAAAGGTCATCAATAGTTAGCCACCCTCCCGCATCTCCTCAACTCAGAAAAACTGGAGTAATTCCGTTATGAGATCCTGAGCTCTCGCTTCCTGTAGAAAGTGGCCGCAAGCCGAATGCTGTCATGACTGTTGATACTGCCACTCCCCATCCCAGCTTCAGATAGGGAGTGGTGAATCCCTGGTGGGTCGCCCCTGGTGGCCGGGTTTTGTCAGCGTGGCAACGGCTCTGCTTTGATCGCGGGCCTAATCAGCTTGGGAAAGAGCAGTCCGGTTCGACTTTTGTATGCCGCGAAGCCGGCATGCCGGGAGAGACTCTTGTCTTTTGTCAACATATTGCGGACAAAGAACCCGGATATCCATGCGCCAAGGACAACGAATGGAATCCAGTGCATGGACATGAGTGCGTAGGAGAAGTAGATCAGAATCTCGCCGAGATAATTGGGATTGCGGGTGCGGGTGAAGAGTCCGTCCTCGATCAAGCCCTTCCTCGCGCGCAAGGTGAAGAACTTCTGTGCGTCACTGACATAGTGGAAGAAGATTCCCACGATGTAAATGAAGAGCACCATTGCGAAGAAGTACGGTGGCCAAGTCACGTGACGGCTGATCAGAAGGTAGGGAGCCAGGTAGTAGCCTCCCAGGGGCAGGAAGATGAACAGCAAGCCGACCCAAAAAGGCACCCTTTGAGAAAAGCGCGAGTCGGGGTAGTACCTCTGTTTGAGCAACCACAAAAGCGAGTAGGTGCCGTGCAAAGCGAGATACACAAAAGCTTCCGTGCTCCAATTGTGGAAGTACCACATCAGAGCGAGAACAATGGGGGCTACGAGAATCTTGTGCGCATTGATGCTGGAGTTGACCGTGACCATATTCTGCTCCTCTTGCTGTTTCGATGTAGACAGTGTCTAGATTGATGCGCAATTTTTTGCTATGCTGGGAATGGATGAAGAGTGTTTTTCGGCCAGGATCAACGGCAACCACGAGGAATGGCTATCACCACGGAAATCTCCGTGCCGCGCTATTGAGGGCTGCGGAGGAGATCATCCGAGAGTCCGGCGTGGAAGGGCTGACGCTGCGCGCCTGTGCGCGGAGGGCAGGCGTTTCGCACGGTGCGCCCGCTCACCACTTCGAGAACATAACTGGATTGCTGACGGAAGTCGCTGCCGAAGGTTTCGAACGGCTTACGGAAGCCATGAACTGGAAGAACGTTAAGGAGGCAGACGATGACCTCCAGGCGGCCGGGCTGGGGTATATACAATTTGCGATGCGTTGGCCGGAACACTTCCAAGTGATGTGGCGTAGCGAGTTGCTGAATGAGAAATCGCCTCGCCTGCGGAAGGCACGACAAATGGCCCAGCAACGACTGCGCGACGCCTTGATACAGACGAATGCACATCGGCGCACACTGA includes:
- a CDS encoding DUF1295 domain-containing protein, translated to MVTVNSSINAHKILVAPIVLALMWYFHNWSTEAFVYLALHGTYSLLWLLKQRYYPDSRFSQRVPFWVGLLFIFLPLGGYYLAPYLLISRHVTWPPYFFAMVLFIYIVGIFFHYVSDAQKFFTLRARKGLIEDGLFTRTRNPNYLGEILIYFSYALMSMHWIPFVVLGAWISGFFVRNMLTKDKSLSRHAGFAAYKSRTGLLFPKLIRPAIKAEPLPR
- a CDS encoding TetR/AcrR family transcriptional regulator, producing MKSVFRPGSTATTRNGYHHGNLRAALLRAAEEIIRESGVEGLTLRACARRAGVSHGAPAHHFENITGLLTEVAAEGFERLTEAMNWKNVKEADDDLQAAGLGYIQFAMRWPEHFQVMWRSELLNEKSPRLRKARQMAQQRLRDALIQTNAHRRTLTEADLAARFQLASCCVHGYASLWVEGNRKSRSLDGAKRMLRLLRTSLVAP
- a CDS encoding ABC transporter permease — translated: MIQAKDLATEVYGSLRQNRRRSAITMLGMAWGIATVVLLLAYGTGFSTAIISIFKAYASMQAMGIAGGRTSMQAGGNKAGTRIRLTKDDIDRVVANVPQVIRITPESFYNALVSYEGRSYSWEVHGGNPHLQQIQNLQMDLGRFYGPEDMQLRARVCVLSSEAKEKLFSGRFALEEKIRINGIPYEVIGVLKPRPQEGDNNINRVVYIPFPTLSDFRDTHYIDMIWLDFLGYDYGAVETSVRKTLAEQYKFRPDDKRALQIFTLMEQLSQFHIITMALQVLLAFIGALTLGIGGVGLMNIMLVSVTQRTREIGMEKALGARRFDILVQFLCEALAITFLGGVLGIALAYVISFSVGNLTFYSALAQHGEMGDIRLIISPSTVAVSTTILALVGLVSGMIPAVRAARLDPIEALRYE